The following are encoded in a window of Chionomys nivalis chromosome X, mChiNiv1.1, whole genome shotgun sequence genomic DNA:
- the Hapstr2 gene encoding HUWE1-associated protein modifying stress responses 2 — translation MEEQQKDREAEVAEPWLSKWERQCLAEAEQEEQLSPELQEEAAADAAGLKIERQRLWHLFQISATAVAQLYKDSGCQQPGLSMWDPFQNAAMAVTSLYKESGDAYQRSFELGVQVGYQRRVRDVLEWVKKGRSIIRREDLISFLCGKVPPAPPPPRTSRMSPRPPAAASSQAAATESTAPVDVDLQPFHEAIALHGLNGAMASISMRSGTPGSPSQDGGIASSGRRKSGFLEDDPNPLGSEELALRLDSGGIRKRTSAQFGDATIDSPSHKRNRMV, via the coding sequence atggaGGAGCAGCAGAAGGACCGTGAGGCCGAGGTCGCCGAGCCCTGGCTTTCTAAGTGGGAGCGCCAGTGCCTTGCTGAGGCGGAGCAGGAAGAGCAGCTGTCCCCTGAGCTGCAGGAGGAGGCGGCTGCTGATGCGGCTGGGCTCAAGATCGAGCGGCAGAGGCTCTGGCACCTCTTCCAGATCTCAGCCACTGCGGTGGCCCAGCTCTACAAAGATTCCGGGTGccaacagccaggactgtctATGTGGGACCCCTTCCAGAATGCTGCCATGGCCGTGACCAGCCTCTACAAAGAGAGCGGGGATGCCTACCAGCGAAGTTTTGAGCTGGGCGTCCAGGTTGGCTACCAGCGTCGCGTTAGAGATGTGCTGGAGTGGGTGAAGAAGGGTAGGAGCATCATTCGCAGGGAAGACCTCATTAGCTTCCTCTGTGGCAAAGtcccccccgcccctcccccgccacGCACCTCCAGGATGTCCCCTAGGCCGCCCGCAGCTGCTTCCAGTCAGGCTGCTGCCACTGAGTCCACCGCACCTGTGGACGTCGACCTGCAGCCCTTCCACGAGGCCATCGCTCTCCATGGCCTCAATGGCGCCATGGCAAGCATCAGCATGCGATCTGGCACTCCTGGTTCCCCATCTCAAGATGGAGGTATTGCCAGCAGTGGGCGTCGGAAAAGTGGCTTTCTGGAAGATGATCCGAACCCCTTGGGCTCAGAAGAACTGGCTCTCCGCCTGGACAGTGGGGGAATCCGCAAGCGTACCTCGGCCCAGTTTGGTGATGCCACCATAGACTCTCCATCCCACAAGCGCAACCGAATGGTCTAA